In Caldicellulosiruptor obsidiansis OB47, a single window of DNA contains:
- a CDS encoding ABC transporter permease — MNILSIFTNPYLWASTIAMAVPLALPAIGGTFSERAGVVNISMEGIMLISAFVSVAFSAYFHNAWLGLLAGVISGILVAYVFAWAAAKMYANQIVLGMAFNIFASGITAYLFNVIYGPEGTPFDTPKLPDVRIPAIDKIPVIGQILSGQNVMVYIMFVLIILSQWFLFKTTIGLRLRAVGENPEAAETAGIDVVKMKYLGVILGGAFSALGGAYLSIGVLNSFSPEMSSGRGYIALAAMIFGKWTPVGSFLASLLFGFATALSYTLQESSISKNIIMMLPYVVTILALIGIGGKSVAPAADGIPYRPKK; from the coding sequence ATGAATATACTCAGTATTTTTACAAACCCATATTTGTGGGCGTCAACCATTGCAATGGCAGTACCGCTTGCACTTCCGGCAATTGGCGGTACTTTTTCAGAACGAGCTGGCGTTGTCAATATTTCTATGGAAGGGATAATGCTAATTTCGGCATTTGTTTCTGTTGCATTTTCAGCATACTTTCACAATGCATGGCTTGGACTTTTAGCGGGAGTAATCTCTGGTATTTTAGTAGCATATGTGTTTGCATGGGCAGCTGCAAAAATGTATGCAAACCAGATAGTCCTTGGTATGGCTTTTAATATATTTGCATCTGGTATCACTGCTTATCTTTTTAATGTTATATATGGTCCTGAAGGAACACCTTTTGACACACCCAAACTTCCTGATGTTAGAATACCTGCGATAGATAAAATCCCTGTAATTGGACAGATATTGAGCGGACAAAATGTGATGGTTTATATAATGTTTGTTTTGATAATACTTAGCCAGTGGTTCTTGTTCAAGACAACCATAGGTTTGAGGCTTAGAGCTGTGGGCGAAAATCCAGAAGCTGCCGAGACAGCAGGTATCGATGTTGTAAAGATGAAATACTTAGGCGTTATTCTGGGCGGGGCATTTTCAGCACTTGGTGGTGCTTATCTATCAATTGGTGTTTTGAACAGTTTTTCACCTGAGATGTCGTCAGGAAGAGGTTATATAGCTTTAGCTGCCATGATTTTTGGTAAATGGACACCGGTTGGCTCATTTTTAGCATCACTTTTGTTTGGTTTTGCAACAGCTCTGAGCTATACATTGCAAGAATCTTCAATTTCAAAAAACATTATCATGATGCTACCATATGTAGTTACAATATTAGCATTGATTGGAATAGGTGGCAAGAGCGTTGCACCTGCTGCCGACGGTATTCCCTACAGGCCTAAAAAATAG
- a CDS encoding ABC transporter ATP-binding protein: protein MEYILRVKGISKRFGNIQANDNVCLDVKKGEVHAILGENGAGKSTLMNIIYGLYTPDSGEIYFEGQKLEVKGPHEVIEKGIGMVHQHFMLIPVFTVAENIVLGFEPKGFRFNVQEAEKKILEISKKYNLEIDPKAKVGDLSVGMQQRVEILKAFYRDARLLILDEPTAMLTPQETRELFKIINNLKAQGISILFISHKLDEVMEISDRVTVMRRGKTIKTLNTKETSEQELANLMVGREVKLVVEKNKPRLGETVLKVENLSVKLKNGVEKVKDVSFEVRRGEILGIAGVDGNGQNELVEAIVGLISSTGRIIFNGQEIQNLPTRKRYEKGIAYIPADRQQDGLVLNFTVAENIVLKRYYKKPYSNRGFLNYKAIISEADKLIHEFDVRPPDYKLFAKNLSGGNQQKVILAREFSSSPDLLIAVQPTRGMDVGAIEYIHRKLIELRDSGKAILLVSLELDEILNLSDRIAVMYSGEIMDIIDSKNATREQIGLLMIGKKKKEA from the coding sequence ATGGAGTACATTTTACGGGTTAAAGGTATTTCTAAGAGATTTGGTAATATTCAAGCAAATGATAATGTGTGTTTGGATGTCAAAAAAGGTGAGGTACATGCCATACTTGGGGAAAATGGTGCTGGAAAGTCTACTTTAATGAATATCATCTATGGTCTTTACACTCCTGATTCTGGAGAGATATATTTTGAGGGGCAAAAACTTGAGGTCAAAGGTCCTCATGAAGTAATTGAAAAAGGAATAGGAATGGTTCATCAGCATTTTATGCTAATACCTGTGTTTACGGTGGCTGAAAATATTGTTTTGGGATTTGAGCCAAAAGGTTTTAGATTTAATGTTCAGGAGGCTGAGAAGAAAATTCTTGAAATTTCGAAAAAATATAATTTGGAAATTGATCCGAAGGCCAAGGTCGGAGATTTGAGCGTTGGTATGCAACAAAGAGTGGAGATATTAAAGGCTTTTTATAGAGATGCAAGACTTTTAATACTTGATGAGCCAACAGCAATGTTAACACCTCAAGAGACAAGAGAGCTTTTTAAAATTATAAATAACCTTAAAGCCCAGGGAATATCAATACTGTTTATAAGCCATAAACTTGATGAGGTTATGGAAATTTCAGATAGAGTGACTGTTATGAGAAGAGGAAAAACAATAAAGACCCTGAACACCAAAGAAACTAGCGAACAGGAACTTGCAAACTTGATGGTTGGAAGAGAAGTTAAACTTGTTGTTGAAAAGAATAAACCACGGTTAGGTGAGACTGTACTAAAAGTTGAAAACCTTTCGGTTAAATTAAAAAACGGTGTTGAAAAGGTCAAAGATGTAAGTTTTGAAGTAAGAAGAGGAGAAATTTTAGGTATAGCGGGTGTTGATGGAAATGGTCAAAATGAGCTTGTAGAAGCTATTGTTGGCCTTATTTCATCAACAGGGAGAATAATTTTCAACGGGCAAGAGATTCAAAATCTTCCCACCCGCAAACGTTACGAAAAAGGGATTGCTTATATTCCTGCAGATAGACAGCAGGATGGGCTTGTCTTGAACTTTACAGTGGCAGAAAACATTGTCCTTAAAAGGTATTATAAAAAACCATATTCTAATAGGGGTTTTTTAAATTATAAAGCAATAATCTCAGAGGCTGATAAGCTTATACATGAATTTGATGTGCGTCCTCCTGATTACAAACTGTTTGCAAAGAACCTTTCAGGTGGCAATCAGCAAAAGGTAATCTTGGCAAGAGAGTTTTCAAGCAGTCCGGACCTTTTAATTGCCGTTCAGCCAACAAGAGGAATGGATGTGGGAGCTATAGAGTACATCCATAGAAAACTGATTGAACTTCGAGACAGTGGCAAAGCTATATTGCTTGTTTCATTAGAGCTTGATGAGATTTTGAACCTGTCTGACAGGATTGCTGTAATGTATTCTGGAGAAATTATGGATATTATAGACAGCAAAAACGCAACAAGAGAACAAATAGGACTTTTGATGATAGGCAAGAAAAAGAAGGAGGCCTAA
- a CDS encoding phosphopentomutase, which produces MRIILIVLDSVGVGALEDANLYGDEGSNTLSNISYAVGGLELKNMYKLGIGNITSIKGTPPNPNPIGVFGKSKEMSKGKDTITGHWEIAGVVLEEPFKTFPNGFPEDLIQEFEKRIGRKVLGNKVASGTEIIKELGEEHIKTGYPIVYTSADSVFQIAAHEEVIPLEELYRICQIARQLLVGKYLVARVIARPFVGKDRNSFVRTYNRRDFAVEPPYNTLLDNIKEAGYECVGIGKIEDIFAKRGLTKSIHTEGNMDGVDKTLKVMDEVDKGLIFTNLVDYDMLYGHRNDPHGYAKALIDFDTRLPEIMEKLKKDDILIITADHGCDPTTPSTDHSREHVPILVYGENIKKGYDLGTRKSFSDIGQTIAEYLNVKPLKFGESFLKEIAIK; this is translated from the coding sequence ATGAGAATTATATTGATTGTACTTGACAGTGTGGGTGTTGGTGCACTGGAGGATGCAAATCTTTACGGCGATGAAGGGAGCAATACTCTTTCGAATATATCTTACGCAGTTGGTGGACTTGAACTTAAGAATATGTACAAGCTTGGGATAGGAAACATAACAAGCATAAAAGGTACACCGCCAAATCCTAATCCTATTGGAGTTTTTGGTAAAAGCAAGGAAATGTCAAAGGGCAAGGATACTATAACCGGTCACTGGGAGATAGCAGGTGTTGTGTTAGAAGAGCCTTTCAAGACATTTCCAAATGGTTTTCCTGAAGATTTGATTCAGGAATTTGAAAAAAGGATTGGGAGAAAAGTTCTTGGCAACAAAGTTGCATCTGGTACAGAGATAATAAAAGAGCTTGGTGAGGAGCATATAAAAACCGGCTATCCAATTGTTTATACTTCTGCTGACTCTGTATTTCAAATAGCTGCTCACGAGGAGGTTATTCCTCTTGAAGAACTTTACAGGATATGCCAAATAGCAAGGCAACTTCTTGTTGGGAAGTATCTTGTTGCAAGAGTAATTGCAAGACCATTTGTGGGGAAAGATAGAAACAGTTTTGTTAGAACTTATAACAGAAGAGATTTTGCAGTTGAGCCACCTTATAATACGCTGCTTGACAATATTAAAGAGGCAGGTTATGAGTGTGTAGGGATAGGTAAAATAGAGGATATTTTTGCCAAAAGAGGACTGACAAAGAGTATTCACACAGAAGGAAACATGGACGGGGTTGACAAAACCTTGAAGGTGATGGATGAAGTTGACAAAGGACTAATTTTTACAAACCTTGTTGATTATGATATGCTGTATGGTCACAGAAATGACCCTCATGGTTACGCAAAGGCTTTGATAGACTTTGACACAAGGCTTCCCGAAATCATGGAAAAGCTGAAAAAGGATGATATTTTAATAATCACTGCAGACCATGGTTGTGACCCGACAACACCTTCAACAGATCATTCGCGTGAACATGTGCCAATCTTGGTGTATGGTGAGAATATCAAAAAAGGATATGACCTTGGAACAAGAAAAAGTTTTTCTGACATTGGTCAGACAATAGCAGAGTATTTGAATGTTAAACCTTTAAAGTTTGGAGAGAGTTTTTTAAAAGAAATTGCGATAAAATAG
- the deoC gene encoding deoxyribose-phosphate aldolase: protein MTREEIAKFIDHTLLRSSATPADIKKICDEALKYSFASVCVNPYYVKLCKEYLKESNVKVATVIGFPLGANTLKTKVFEAKEAFENGADEIDMVINIGAMLSGDTDYVYEEIKSIVDVAKEYSNKIVKVIIETSELDNEKKIEACKIAAAAGADYVKTSTGFSKSGAKYEDILLMRKAVGSKVKIKASGGIRTFEDALLMIQAGASRIGTSNGVAIVGGE, encoded by the coding sequence ATGACCAGAGAAGAGATTGCAAAGTTTATTGACCACACACTTTTAAGGTCCTCTGCAACACCTGCAGATATAAAAAAGATTTGCGATGAGGCATTAAAATATTCTTTTGCTTCAGTTTGTGTGAATCCTTATTATGTAAAATTGTGTAAGGAATATTTGAAAGAGTCAAATGTCAAAGTGGCAACTGTGATAGGGTTTCCACTTGGCGCAAACACTCTTAAAACAAAGGTGTTTGAAGCAAAAGAAGCTTTTGAAAACGGTGCTGATGAGATAGATATGGTTATAAATATTGGAGCTATGCTAAGTGGTGACACGGATTATGTTTACGAAGAGATAAAAAGCATTGTTGATGTTGCAAAAGAGTATTCAAATAAAATAGTAAAGGTAATAATTGAGACGTCTGAACTTGACAATGAAAAGAAGATAGAAGCATGCAAAATTGCAGCCGCAGCAGGCGCTGATTATGTGAAAACTTCAACAGGTTTTTCTAAAAGCGGTGCAAAGTATGAAGATATACTTCTTATGAGAAAGGCTGTCGGTAGCAAGGTCAAAATTAAAGCGTCGGGTGGCATCAGAACGTTTGAGGATGCTCTTTTGATGATACAAGCAGGCGCAAGCAGAATCGGCACAAGCAATGGTGTTGCAATTGTGGGTGGCGAATAA
- a CDS encoding ABC transporter permease, with the protein MVKKVLQSILMPLIAIFISMIVGGIVILITAKQNPIYAYIALFSGAYGNLMNFATTLTNAIPLIITGLGVAIAFSSGLFNIGAEGQFWIGAIVATYLGYQIKGLPWFLHIPLIIVCAMIAGALWGGLVPGLAKVYTGAHEVITTMMMSYIAIYFSHYLLEGGPMMDKGTIPQSPVIQNSAKLSTLVPNTQLSSGLFIAILAVVVVYILMYKTTLGYELRAVGFNIKAAKYAGMNVAQKLVLAMGLSGAFAGLAGAVQIMGVQYRLYDSFTSGYGYTAIVVALLANNNPIGVVIAALFLAGLSTGAQEMQMQTNISGQLADVVVGLIIFFIAIEELYRIIMEKIRTGKTKLQPVGGQE; encoded by the coding sequence ATGGTAAAAAAGGTTTTGCAAAGTATTTTGATGCCACTTATTGCTATTTTTATATCCATGATTGTAGGTGGGATAGTAATATTAATCACAGCAAAACAAAATCCTATTTATGCATACATCGCTCTTTTTAGTGGAGCATATGGGAACTTAATGAACTTTGCAACAACCCTGACAAACGCAATACCGCTCATAATAACTGGGCTTGGGGTTGCAATAGCATTTTCTTCAGGGCTTTTTAATATTGGTGCTGAAGGACAGTTTTGGATAGGCGCAATTGTTGCAACTTATCTTGGATATCAGATAAAGGGTCTTCCGTGGTTTTTACACATTCCCCTAATAATTGTGTGCGCTATGATAGCAGGTGCACTGTGGGGTGGGCTTGTTCCTGGGCTTGCAAAGGTTTACACTGGTGCTCATGAGGTTATCACAACTATGATGATGAGCTATATAGCTATCTATTTTAGCCACTATCTATTAGAAGGCGGGCCAATGATGGATAAAGGAACAATACCACAATCACCAGTGATTCAAAACAGTGCAAAGCTAAGTACTTTGGTACCAAATACACAGCTGTCAAGTGGACTTTTCATTGCAATTCTGGCAGTTGTGGTGGTTTATATTCTCATGTACAAAACAACATTAGGTTATGAACTCAGAGCAGTAGGGTTTAATATCAAAGCTGCAAAGTATGCTGGCATGAACGTTGCACAAAAACTTGTTTTGGCTATGGGGCTTTCGGGCGCGTTTGCTGGTCTTGCTGGTGCTGTTCAGATAATGGGTGTTCAGTACAGACTATATGATAGCTTTACATCAGGGTATGGTTATACTGCTATAGTTGTTGCACTTCTTGCAAACAACAATCCTATAGGTGTTGTAATAGCAGCACTTTTCCTGGCAGGACTTTCAACAGGTGCACAGGAAATGCAGATGCAAACAAATATCTCTGGTCAGCTTGCCGATGTTGTTGTGGGACTTATAATATTCTTCATTGCAATTGAAGAGCTTTATAGGATTATTATGGAAAAGATTAGAACCGGAAAAACAAAGTTACAACCGGTAGGAGGGCAAGAATAA
- a CDS encoding GntR family transcriptional regulator, whose product MESFELVGYPQRYELVLKRLKQLIEEKFKEGDKLPSELELAKLFGVSRATLREALRILEEEGYVVRKHGVGTFVSSRPILQSGMEELQSITKLMEKQGYKPHTKDIVVTKTYPNAKEAHMLRISTTEEIIKIERVRLAENIPVVYCVDRLPAKLFPFDFKFVGESLFDYLNDTMGIYIAYAISDIIPMLAEKNNVYKKLELEKNDVVLLLDQIHFDQNDVPILYSSNYFSPKKFRFYIVRKRV is encoded by the coding sequence ATGGAAAGTTTTGAATTAGTAGGATATCCCCAGAGGTATGAACTTGTATTAAAGAGGTTAAAGCAACTCATTGAAGAAAAATTTAAAGAAGGTGACAAGCTTCCTTCTGAGCTGGAACTTGCAAAGCTTTTTGGCGTGAGCAGAGCAACGCTCAGAGAGGCTTTAAGAATATTAGAAGAAGAAGGATATGTTGTAAGAAAACATGGTGTAGGAACTTTTGTATCATCACGACCAATTTTACAATCTGGGATGGAAGAGCTCCAGAGTATAACGAAGCTAATGGAAAAGCAAGGGTATAAACCCCACACAAAGGATATAGTTGTTACTAAAACATATCCAAATGCAAAGGAAGCTCATATGCTTAGAATATCAACAACTGAAGAGATTATCAAAATAGAAAGAGTTCGACTTGCAGAGAATATTCCTGTTGTTTATTGTGTTGATAGACTTCCTGCAAAGTTGTTTCCATTTGATTTTAAATTTGTAGGAGAGTCGTTGTTTGACTATTTGAATGATACCATGGGAATATATATTGCATATGCAATCTCTGATATCATTCCTATGCTTGCTGAGAAAAATAATGTGTATAAAAAGCTTGAGCTTGAAAAGAACGATGTTGTTCTTTTACTTGACCAGATTCACTTCGACCAAAATGATGTTCCTATTTTGTATTCATCGAATTATTTTTCACCTAAAAAATTCAGGTTCTATATTGTAAGAAAGAGGGTTTAA
- a CDS encoding pyrimidine-nucleoside phosphorylase, with the protein MLVTEIIRKKRDGDILNKEELEFIVNGFVKGEIPDYQMSAFLMAIYFRGMSKEELVALTMLMAKSGKMVDLSSIDGIKVDKHSSGGIADTTTLVLIPLAASCGVKVAKMSGRGLSHTGGTIDKLESIPGFKTELSEDEFIEAVNKVGAAIVGQSESLVPADKKIYALRDVTATVESIPLIASSIMSKKIAAGSDKIILDVKFGKGAFMKEYEKAKELANTMVEIGTLAGRETIAYVTDMNQPLGLMIGNALEVIEAIEVLKGRGHEDLKNLCIEFASEMIIMAGVEKEKKLAQERAIESIEKGHALEKFKEIIKNQGGNPEIVDNYSLLPQAKYTYELKCDEDMYIKDIDALKLGLCALKLGAGRQRKEDKIDYAVGIQLFGKIGDKIAKNMPYAKIYANDEKRLEEAISDVKTAFEFSKRPVPKRKVIFAKITKDNVFEF; encoded by the coding sequence GTGCTGGTGACAGAGATTATTAGGAAAAAAAGAGATGGAGATATCTTAAACAAAGAAGAACTTGAATTTATTGTAAACGGGTTTGTAAAAGGTGAAATTCCAGACTATCAGATGTCTGCTTTCTTGATGGCTATATATTTTAGAGGGATGTCAAAAGAAGAGCTTGTAGCACTTACCATGCTCATGGCAAAATCAGGCAAGATGGTAGACCTGAGCAGTATAGATGGTATCAAGGTTGACAAACACTCAAGTGGTGGTATTGCTGACACAACCACCTTGGTTTTAATACCACTGGCAGCATCTTGCGGTGTAAAGGTTGCAAAGATGTCAGGACGAGGGCTTTCTCACACAGGTGGGACAATTGACAAGTTGGAGTCAATCCCAGGTTTTAAAACTGAGCTTTCAGAAGATGAGTTTATAGAAGCTGTAAATAAAGTTGGTGCAGCAATTGTTGGGCAGTCAGAAAGCCTTGTTCCTGCAGACAAAAAGATATATGCTTTGAGAGATGTCACAGCTACAGTTGAATCTATACCACTTATTGCATCTTCTATCATGAGCAAAAAGATTGCAGCTGGGAGCGACAAAATAATACTTGATGTCAAGTTTGGCAAAGGTGCTTTCATGAAAGAGTATGAAAAGGCAAAAGAGCTTGCTAATACTATGGTTGAGATTGGAACTTTGGCAGGAAGAGAAACCATCGCTTATGTTACAGATATGAACCAGCCGCTTGGCCTTATGATTGGCAACGCTCTTGAGGTTATTGAAGCAATAGAAGTTTTGAAAGGCAGAGGACATGAAGATTTGAAGAATCTCTGTATTGAATTTGCATCTGAGATGATAATTATGGCTGGAGTTGAAAAGGAGAAAAAATTAGCACAAGAAAGAGCAATTGAGAGCATTGAAAAAGGACATGCTCTTGAAAAGTTTAAAGAAATTATAAAAAACCAAGGTGGAAACCCTGAAATAGTTGACAATTATTCTTTGCTGCCACAAGCCAAATATACTTATGAACTAAAATGCGATGAAGATATGTATATAAAAGATATTGATGCACTCAAACTTGGACTTTGCGCATTAAAACTTGGAGCAGGAAGACAAAGAAAAGAAGACAAAATTGACTATGCGGTTGGAATTCAACTTTTTGGTAAAATAGGAGATAAAATAGCCAAGAATATGCCATATGCTAAAATCTATGCAAATGATGAAAAAAGGCTTGAAGAAGCCATCTCAGATGTGAAAACTGCATTTGAGTTTTCTAAGAGGCCTGTTCCAAAAAGAAAAGTAATATTTGCAAAGATAACAAAAGACAATGTTTTTGAATTTTAA
- a CDS encoding cytidine deaminase → MKYLDNVDDTIIYFLTLAKEAQKKAYAPYSCFKVGAAAVGNSSKVYTGCNVENASYPLSMCAERIAIFKAISEGESEIKALYIIGPENEPISPCGACRQVIFELARNSTIYLSNCDMTKVIETNSKELLPYGFDLKER, encoded by the coding sequence ATGAAGTACTTGGACAATGTTGATGATACAATTATATATTTTTTGACCTTAGCCAAAGAAGCTCAAAAAAAGGCATATGCACCGTATTCCTGTTTCAAGGTTGGGGCAGCAGCTGTTGGAAACAGTAGCAAAGTGTACACAGGGTGCAACGTCGAAAATGCTTCATATCCACTTTCCATGTGTGCAGAAAGGATTGCAATTTTTAAAGCGATATCAGAAGGTGAAAGTGAAATAAAAGCTCTTTATATAATCGGTCCTGAGAATGAGCCTATATCGCCGTGTGGTGCGTGCAGACAGGTGATATTTGAACTTGCAAGAAATAGCACCATTTATCTTTCAAATTGTGATATGACAAAAGTAATAGAGACTAATAGCAAAGAGCTTTTGCCATACGGATTTGACTTGAAAGAAAGATGA
- a CDS encoding XapX domain-containing protein, which translates to MKVVFLSLITGFIVGAIFKLLKLPIPAPNALAGIMGIFGIFLGAVFVEQILKLLAK; encoded by the coding sequence GTGAAAGTAGTATTTCTTTCTCTTATCACAGGATTTATTGTCGGTGCTATATTTAAACTTCTAAAGCTTCCAATTCCTGCCCCAAATGCACTTGCAGGTATAATGGGTATATTTGGAATATTTTTGGGAGCTGTTTTTGTTGAGCAAATTCTCAAGTTGTTAGCAAAGTAA